The segment TTGATTTTGTCCACGGTATGATCCTCTATCCGGAGCTTCAGCGTCTGGGTAAAAAGGTGATCATAGGCAGCTACTCCTTTGGCCGGCCCGAGGAGATCGGCGAGCCTGCCGAAACCGTTTTTTCCCAGTCGGGAGCCGTGGTCAAACAGGTCACGGGAAAGAGTCAACCCAAACCTTCCTATGGTCCCGAGGTACATCTTTGTCGTTTTCTCGATAGCCGGTTTCCCCAAGAGGCCCCCCACTTTATTTACGCTTACTATGCCCGGGTTTTTACGGTTCCCCTCCTGAGCCGATTTTATCGGCAGCTGGTGGAGGCGCATCGGATCGATGCCATTGTGTTGGTCGATGGCGGTTCTGATTCATTGATGGCAGGGGATGAGGAGGGGCTGGGGGATCCCATTGAGGATGCGGTTTCGGTCGCTGCCGTGGCAGGGCTCGAACCATTGAAGGAAAAACTCCTGATCACCATCGGCTTTGGTGCAGACCGTTTCAACCAGGTTTCGGATGCGGCTTCGTTGCGGGCGGTGGCGGAGTTGACCCGCTTGGGGGGCTATCTCGGGGCTTTGGGATTGGATCCAGAGAGTGCGGGCTTCCAGTT is part of the Magnetococcales bacterium genome and harbors:
- a CDS encoding DUF1152 domain-containing protein, which produces MPEQESLNRPSWLPGFLNRLADPAIDTVLLCGCGGGFDFVHGMILYPELQRLGKKVIIGSYSFGRPEEIGEPAETVFSQSGAVVKQVTGKSQPKPSYGPEVHLCRFLDSRFPQEAPHFIYAYYARVFTVPLLSRFYRQLVEAHRIDAIVLVDGGSDSLMAGDEEGLGDPIEDAVSVAAVAGLEPLKEKLLITIGFGADRFNQVSDAASLRAVAELTRLGGYLGALGLDPESAGFQFYRSALDYIQAGQGPGGFRSVIAGAILAAGEGAFGSGQVPARLQPRVGPGEMFLWPLMAMLWGFDVDRVAERSLICDWIKGCATIPECQAALWEGRSRLGKGIRGVENLPRHEEMRYEG